One stretch of Gemmatimonadota bacterium DNA includes these proteins:
- a CDS encoding lipocalin-like domain-containing protein yields the protein MFQTVQRRDGIAHRCGWGIKRPLHLADAAVPVVRAQTTALIGTWRLVEFWDRETPSSPLVYRYGQKPTGYFTYDPTGHVSIQIMRGPSTFRVDSARGEQWFETATPEELRRATEDYRAYFGTYVVDVAQSAVVHKVEGDSRGLYTGTDQRRQYRLSGDTLVIGNSTTSHRLLVRVR from the coding sequence TTGTTCCAGACAGTTCAACGTCGTGATGGCATCGCTCATCGTTGCGGCTGGGGCATCAAGCGGCCGCTGCACCTCGCGGATGCTGCGGTGCCCGTCGTGCGCGCTCAAACGACAGCGCTGATCGGCACCTGGCGCCTCGTTGAGTTTTGGGACCGTGAAACGCCATCGAGCCCGTTGGTGTATCGGTATGGACAGAAACCGACGGGCTACTTCACGTACGATCCGACGGGACACGTGTCGATTCAGATCATGCGCGGCCCGAGCACCTTCCGCGTGGATAGTGCCCGAGGCGAGCAGTGGTTCGAGACGGCGACGCCCGAAGAACTCCGGCGCGCCACCGAGGACTACCGGGCGTACTTTGGCACGTATGTCGTCGACGTGGCGCAGAGCGCTGTCGTGCATAAGGTGGAGGGAGACTCCCGCGGCCTGTATACCGGCACGGACCAGCGACGACAGTATCGCCTCTCTGGCGACACGCTCGTCATCGGCAACAGTACGACATCTCATCGTTTACTCGTTCGCGTGCGGTAA